The Oryctolagus cuniculus chromosome 4, mOryCun1.1, whole genome shotgun sequence genomic sequence GGGTGAGTCTTTGCTCAGTGGTTTTGACTGTgttgtgtctgtctgtccttgCAGTATTTTGTTTGGTGTCTAGGGTTTTCTGTGGAGTGGTGCAAATAGTACTTGTCCCAAAGCAGTTCGGAAGAGGCCAATGCAGAACTCCAACTGCTTTTTGCTAGTATCGTCTTGCTGCCCTGACTGGGGTGTAGGCACTACCCGACCCACATACTAACTCTGGGATGTTCTCGTGACATCTCTGTGACTGTTTCCTGGAACCTGTGTTTCCTTGTAGTTTTTCTAGGATTTTGGAAGAGCTGGCAGCCTAGTTTCTGTGCCATCTTGACAAGGAACATCTTCTTAGTTGTGACTGTTGCTCTGAACATTTGAAAGAGAGCTAGCTAGTCAAAGAAGATGTGACTGGCTCGTAATACTGTTGTTCAGACCGCAGGATAGAAGAAAGGGGCATTACAATTTCTTAGGTCTTCTCCACACATTGAAGAGGTTGTTTAGGTAGGAGAAACAGTGGAGCCTAATTAACTTCCACCTTCCTTTCCTAACCTGCTGTTCTTCAGTTTTTGTTAatacacaaaatacaaaaatagttCAGAAAGTTGtggaggggtggatgtttggcctagtggttaagacactcatgtCCCATAAAGCAGTACCTGAGTTGGAGCCCCAGCTCTTtgcctaattccagcttcttcctgatgcagactctgggaggcagcagtgatggctcaggtagttcctgccacccacatgaaaggccgctcctgtcttcagcttggcccagttctggccactgtggggagtgaaccagtggatgggacctctctcttctgtctctatcaccatcttcctccctttctctagctctttgtctctctgtctgcttctcaaagaaaaaaaattaaaagttcctgaaaaattgtatgaaaagataagtgtattctggtataaaatattttaaagccatCCATCCATACAAAAggtcttaaaaagttcatggagaatttatattatgaaaaaagctatgcttgaatttaaaaattttttttcagcaaaaaacttaacttttagttccatttttccctggactttttaaaatacccATGTATATTACTTTTTACAGtgaatgccccccccccctttgtaaTATAATCATGGGAAAAATGTGAATGCCCttactatttaaaaatgttttaagaaacgATTACCTTAAGAGATAGGGTATGATTAGAAGCATGGACTTTGCAAGTAGTCTGCTTTGTTTGGAACTGTGGTCCTGCCATGTATTAGTTATGTGACCTTGGACCTGCCACCtggtctgtaaaatggagataacagtACCTACCTCACAAGGTTGCCGTGAAGATTAGGTGAATATGTAAAAGTTTTTAGAGCATTGCTTGGTATGTAATAAGTGCTGTAAAGTATTTGCTCTAATTCCTATCATTGTTAGGCTTTATTCTGCTGACCCGGGCTTTCATACACTGGTAATCCTTAAGGGACTGCTCCAAGCATTGGTGTCATGCTGCTGCGTGAGTATGCGTGCACCTCGTGATTAGGTGTTTGACTAATTAAACAGGCAAAAACAGGGATGTACTTCTTcacatatatatctttttttaaaaaaattattatttgaaaggcagagttatagagaggcagagagagagaaagatgtcttccatctgctggtttaccccctaaatggctgcaatggctggagttgggcccatccgagccaggagccaggagcttctgggtctcccacgcaggtgcaggggcccaagggcttgggccatcttctactgctttcccaggccatatcagagagctggatgggaaatggagcagccgggactcaaactggtgcccatatgggattccaaccctgcaggcggcagctttatccactatgccacagcattagcccctATATTAATTTCACACACCTCGAGAGATCAGAGTGTTTGATTGCAGTCAGCTACAAAGAGATGGCAGCTATGTGTTTGCTATGTGTTAAGGTATCTGAATGGAGATAGCACTGGAAAACAGGCCAGGGTCGGGTTACCTAGAACAAGGAGCTGTCTTCATTGGGATCAGACGGCAGCCGCACACCAGCCCTGAAGGCTGTGGTTGTTCTTCAGGGGTTGTGCTTTACAAGGCCTCGATTTCAGCAGATGTAATTCTGTAACTACCGCAGTCGGGCTCACAAGTGCTGACATTATAAACCTTACTCTGGGTCTCTTCTTCCCTACTCcgctctctctttacctctcaaacTTCAGAATTTGAGTCATTTAAATATGTGTTTGCCTCATTCCTGTTTGTGCTCCCCAGGGAGTCCTGTGAGCTCTTGGTCTCTCTGAGGGATGGCTTGTCTGGGAAGGGGCAGCTCCAGGTCCAGCCAGTGGCCAGAGCCCTGGTTGGCTGAGGTCCCCAAAGACAGTGAAGCTGATGTTGTTTATGCACTTCTTAGGTAGTTAGAAACAAACCTGTGGCAAGGCAGGCTCCCGGCAAACGGAAGTGCAACTGTCGGCAAGAGATGCGGACCACCCAGCTGGGCCCAGGGCGCTTCCAGATGACCCAGGAGGTGGTCTGCGATGAGTGCCCTAACGTCAAGTAAGTGAAGCATCTTCTTGGTTCCGCCAAGAAACACTCGAGTAATCGCTTTTGTCTAATGAGGCGTCAGTGGTCCATCCCcagctcttcctccctccccttacCATGTTCTACCGAAGGATAGAGCAGGAATGGACATTTTAACTTTTTCCAGAAGTGTTTCTTCAGAATATGCGTATCTTTAATGTTTCTGAAACAGTAAGCAGTGCTGTCTATGTCTGAGTAGACTTACCAAGTGCTGAGGTTTCATTTTCTTCCTGCTTGCATAGCAGAGCAGTCTTATGTGTTTGTGTACTATATAGTAGTTCTGCCCTAAGTTTGGACATTTAGAAGGTGTAAGTGGATTTCAGAGGTCTTTGCAGAGGAGAGGTACACTGTAGTCTTCCAAGAAAAAGTCCTGATAACATAGATAACACTTTAATTATCTGTatcttgggttttcatttgtatcttcattttgtttttcttcttaaattctcTTTGTCTTAGACTAGTGAATGAAGAACGAACTCTGGAAGTAGAAATAGAACCTGGAGTGAGAGATGGCATGGAGTACCCCTTTATTGGAGAAGGTGGGATATTGATACTGATGTTTTATGATCATAACTTTCTGCTCTCCACTTACGAATATTTGTCTCACCCCATATCCTAATGGCCTCGTAGTGAATGCATATAAAATTCACCACACATGGAGAATCTTTTCTGACCATCACGGTTAGTCACCTGAGGCGGTGTCATTACTATTTGTCCTTCAAATATCATGCCCAAAAGTTACTATCAGGTGGCCTCAATTTCACCAGAATTTAAAGTGTCCAGACCTTTATGGATTAATTTTAACTTGACAGTGAAAGAAGATTCGCTGCCAGACTGTACCTTTGGGCTCAAATTTAAAACTCTAAAAGGATAAAAGCTTTCAGACTTCAGGTTCAGGGCATCAATGAATCATTCTTTGTTTGAGAAATAGGTCAAGTTATTTATTACCATGCCTGAGGCACAAAGTGATCTTATCTTCACTAGTAATCTGAAACGCTGTAACCAGGCAGAGACACTTCCTTCACAGATAAACTTGACAGAATCAATGCCAAGGTGGTGGCTTAAAAGAATTCTCTCAGCTGCCAAATAGATTTGTGGTATTCGACTTGTGTGACTTACGGTATGCTGTCATCTGTTCTGACTAGGCGAGCCTCATGTGGACGGGGAGCCTGGAGACTTACGGTTCCGAATCAAGGTTGTCAAGTAAGTGACCTAGTTCCAGAGGCTTCTCTAGCCCCTGCTTTCCGCAGGCATCAGAGCATCCAGTGTTCTTCTCTGTTCCGTGCCCTGAACTAGTCTTTGTAACTCTTGAACAGTACTGAAAATGTGGGGTTGGACCCCAGGATTGAGCCCCCTTTATTATTTACTTAGGACTTACAAGTCCAAAAGAtgtcttaaggaaaaaaattgataGAACAAGTAAGGACttgtaaaagagaagcaaacaAGAATAAAAGTCAAGGAGAACTGAAATTTTAGCTGAGGATCTCTGGCACCGTGAAAGAATGGGGGACTTTTCCCTAAGCACAAAGTACTGCTTCCTGGGCCTCGGGCTTTCTTGTTTATCCTCTCTTGTTACCACCTTGGAAATCAGTGAAGCCTCTGATCTAAAGATCTGCTGGAACAGGGTTCCCGCTGGCATCTGGAGGAACGGCCTTCCACTGCCTGAGACCTGTCCCTCACCACTGTCCTTAGTCCCTGTGATCTCCCCCAGCCTTCCTTCCCGACCTTGTCTTTCTCATCACTTCCCAGAGACACTGGCCCATGCGCTGCTCCTGGAATAAGCCTGGTAACTTCTCAAGTCCTTGGCTCTGCAGAATTTCCCTCACCTTGCACACACCTCATCTGCCTCTCGAGGCAGCTCAGAAACCACCACAGCCACCATTCCTGTTGCCCATCCCCCAGCCGCCACTGCCAGGAGTTGTCACtctctcttttccattttctaatgACAGTCCTTCCAGTTGTACGCTTTGGCTTCTGATTGAGAGCACCTAACTGTAGCGTCTGATATGTGACTTCATTGTCTTGCTTAATACTACACAAAGGCATCTCCAATAAATGCTTATTGTTTGAGAGAGCAATGTTTATCTTTCTCTAAGACGTTTCTAACAACTTGTTCAGTGTTcctggagaaaaaaatggaagttaaTCATTTTTACCTTGTGTTTTTAGGCACCCGATATTTGAAAGGAGAGGAGACGATTTGTACACAAATGTGACAGTCTCACTGGTCGAGTCTCTGGTCGGCTTTGAGATGGATATCACTCACTTGGATGGTCACAAGGTAAATGGACCAACCTTCCCGTTTTCTATTCTTGCAAAGCCTCCCCTGGGTGGCTCTTGAGATGCTTTTGGCCATTTCAGTTATTTAGAACCACAGGGAACCCTTTGATGCTTttgctctgccttcctgccttagGTCACTGCTGCCCGCCAAGCAGCGACAGCCACAGGCCTTCAGCTGTTCTGCGTTGGTGGCACAGCCTTTGGTAGTCTTGTCCTTACGGTTTCCATTGGCGAAAGTGTGACTTCTTGTTCATGTGttgattttttctttgtcttttttaaaacctTCTTTCTTTGACTCTCATGTCCTGTTTCACTTGTCCCTTCATTCTGTCTTTGCTGAGCTGTGACACTAGTCTGTGCACAAGCGCCCGCTAGAAGCTGTGTGATATATCCCAAGTGGACCCGTCCTCCTCAAGTCTCCCttttgctttccaggtgcataTTTCCCGGGATAAGGTCACCAGGCCAGGAGCCAAACTGTGGAAGAAAGGGGAAGGCCTTCCCAACTTCGACAACAACAACATCAAGGGCTCTTTGATAATCACTTTTGATGTAGATTTTCCAAAAGAACAGTTAACACAGGAAACCAGAGAAGGTACGGGGTGTAATGAGTGCGCGTGTGTGTATGAGAATAAGGTGGCCATAAACCCTGCAGGGACGTGAGACATCAACCATTAGCACTAACGGAACACAAGAATAGGAATGGACTTGACCGTCTTTGTAAAGGCAGTGTTTAAAATCTCCTGTTGCTGTGTTACAAAGGCCGTGTAAACTAGACTTGGAAACCTAGGAAGTGGTATGGTGCATGGGGGGAGACAGAATCACTTGTAACAAACGAGGTGGACCCAACTTAAAGCGAAGATGAGCTACAGAGCAGCTGCGTGAGAGCCATGGGGGAGATGCCTGTGAGGACTGGTTGAAAAGAGGGCCCAACTGGGGAACTTAAATAGTGAAAGAAAGGAGTGTGGTAAACGCTGAAAAGAGAACAAggaagaagcagtggaagacttaGCTGAAGAGTTTTCTCTCTTTGATCCCACAGGCTTTGTGgctttgtgggccagagacacaGAAAGCCACAGGGACCTGTGGGTCACACGGGAATGTGTGGGATAGCCCATGAAGTTGGAGACtggtagtttttgtttgtttaattcagATCCATGGTTGTCAGAAGGTCCTTTGTGAGTCTCTTCATAAACATGTTCTCCAAATGCCACAGAAGGCACATGTTTTCTAATGTGGTCATTTGTCCATTCTTTCTTCAGGTATCAAACAGCTACTGAAACAAGCATCGGTGCAGAAGGTATATAACGGACTCCAAGGATATTAAGAGTGAATAAAATTGGactttgttaaaaataagtga encodes the following:
- the DNAJB11 gene encoding dnaJ homolog subfamily B member 11, whose product is MAPQNLGTFCLLLLYFIGAVIAGRDFYKILGVPRSASIKDIKKAYRKLALQLHPDRNPDDPRAQEKFQDLGAAYEVLSDSEKRKQYDTYGEEGLKDGHQSSHGDIFSHFFGDFGFMFGGTPRQQDRNIPRGSDIIVDLEVTLEEVYAGNFVEVVRNKPVARQAPGKRKCNCRQEMRTTQLGPGRFQMTQEVVCDECPNVKLVNEERTLEVEIEPGVRDGMEYPFIGEGEPHVDGEPGDLRFRIKVVKHPIFERRGDDLYTNVTVSLVESLVGFEMDITHLDGHKVHISRDKVTRPGAKLWKKGEGLPNFDNNNIKGSLIITFDVDFPKEQLTQETREGIKQLLKQASVQKVYNGLQGY